One genomic segment of Nonomuraea coxensis DSM 45129 includes these proteins:
- the urtB gene encoding urea ABC transporter permease subunit UrtB has translation MTAVVNQLPIGLSIGAVLLLVALGLTFTFGQMGVINMAHGEFIMAGAYTAFLIGDLVLALPAAFLVAGIMGLILERAAVRHFYGRPLDTLLLTWGVSLVLQQLARDLFGAPNVQVPAPSWLAGGVGILPYNRLFIMALAVAGVVAVWLYLNRTALGRRTQAVVQNRRLAATSGIDTGRVDMQTFFIGSGLAGVAGVALTLIGPVGPGLGTYYIVDAFLVVVAGGLGQLRGAVLAAAGLGLLNSYAEFWSDASLAKVIVFAVIIAFLQVRPQGMFVLRSRVLT, from the coding sequence ATGACGGCCGTCGTCAACCAGCTTCCCATCGGGCTGTCCATCGGGGCGGTGCTGCTGCTGGTCGCGCTCGGGCTGACGTTCACGTTCGGCCAGATGGGCGTGATCAACATGGCGCACGGAGAGTTCATCATGGCGGGCGCGTACACCGCGTTCCTGATCGGCGACCTTGTGCTCGCGCTCCCGGCGGCGTTCCTCGTCGCCGGGATCATGGGGCTGATCCTGGAGCGCGCGGCCGTCCGCCACTTCTACGGCCGGCCGCTGGACACGCTGCTGCTCACCTGGGGCGTCAGCCTGGTGCTGCAGCAGCTCGCCCGCGACCTGTTCGGCGCGCCGAACGTGCAGGTGCCCGCGCCCTCCTGGCTGGCCGGGGGCGTGGGCATCCTGCCCTACAACCGGCTGTTCATCATGGCGCTGGCCGTCGCCGGCGTGGTCGCGGTCTGGCTCTACCTCAACCGCACCGCGCTCGGCCGGCGCACGCAGGCGGTGGTGCAGAACCGGCGGCTGGCCGCGACCAGCGGGATCGACACCGGGCGGGTGGACATGCAGACGTTCTTCATCGGCTCGGGGCTGGCCGGGGTGGCCGGGGTGGCGCTCACCCTCATCGGGCCGGTCGGGCCGGGGCTCGGCACGTACTACATCGTGGACGCCTTCCTCGTCGTGGTCGCGGGCGGGCTCGGGCAGCTCCGAGGGGCGGTGCTCGCGGCGGCCGGGCTCGGCCTGCTCAACTCCTACGCCGAGTTCTGGTCGGACGCCTCGCTGGCGAAGGTGATCGTGTTCGCCGTGATCATCGCGTTCCTCCAGGTGCGCCCGCAGGGGATGTTCGTGCTCAGGTCGCGGGTGCTCACATGA
- a CDS encoding NUDIX domain-containing protein produces the protein MPMSPFLARLREKVGGELLMLPAVTGFVFDAAGRLLVARHGDVGVWAAPGGGVDPDERPQAAVARELREELGVEIEVRGLIGVYGGPEFRVHYPNGHQVGYVNAGYACVIVSGEPEPDGDEITGCRWVREEELAGLVTSAWMPLVAPEAFAWWREHARR, from the coding sequence ATGCCGATGTCCCCGTTCCTCGCCAGGCTGCGCGAGAAGGTGGGCGGCGAGCTGCTCATGCTGCCCGCGGTGACCGGGTTCGTCTTCGACGCGGCCGGACGGCTGCTGGTGGCCCGGCACGGCGACGTGGGCGTGTGGGCGGCGCCCGGCGGCGGCGTCGACCCCGACGAACGCCCCCAGGCCGCCGTGGCGCGCGAGCTGCGCGAGGAGCTGGGCGTCGAGATCGAGGTACGCGGCCTGATCGGCGTCTACGGCGGCCCCGAGTTCCGCGTCCACTACCCCAACGGCCACCAGGTCGGCTACGTCAACGCCGGCTACGCCTGCGTGATCGTCTCGGGCGAGCCCGAGCCCGACGGCGACGAGATCACCGGGTGCCGCTGGGTGCGCGAGGAGGAGCTGGCCGGACTCGTCACCAGCGCCTGGATGCCGCTGGTGGCGCCCGAGGCGTTCGCCTGGTGGCGTGAACACGCCCGCCGATAG
- a CDS encoding hemolysin family protein, translated as MAGGAQPAVNVPWLLLAIALVIIGGLIASEETALTRISRVRAEEFVREGRRGARRLQAIVTDPPRYLNLLLLLRLSCELVATVIATLLFIDVMEDQGWAYVWAAVVMIVISYVVVGVMPRTLGRQHAEPVALAGAPVVYGLTRIFGPLPKLLILLGNALTPGKGFRDGPFTSEAELRDLVDLAEERRVIEPDEREMIHSVFELGDTLVREVMVPRTDMVYIERGKTISQALSLALRSGFSRIPVVGENEDDVVGIAYLKDIARKIHESGEGGGKEPVETIMRPAAYVPESKPIDQLMREMQARQIHIAIVIDEYGGTAGLVTIEDVLEEIVGEITDEYDQEAPRVERVPDGALRVTARMPVDELGELFDTEIEVDDVETVGGLLAHALGRVPIAGSHAEVAGLSLTAETLAGRRNRISTVVVRRLTRHEADEESVPASAAGQE; from the coding sequence ATGGCAGGAGGTGCGCAACCCGCGGTGAACGTGCCCTGGTTGCTCCTGGCCATCGCCCTCGTGATCATCGGTGGCCTGATCGCCAGTGAGGAGACGGCGCTGACGCGCATCTCCCGCGTCCGGGCCGAGGAGTTCGTCCGCGAGGGCCGGCGGGGGGCGCGGCGGCTGCAGGCCATCGTGACCGACCCGCCGCGCTATCTCAACCTGCTCCTGCTGCTGCGGCTGAGCTGCGAGCTGGTGGCCACCGTCATCGCCACGCTGCTGTTCATCGACGTCATGGAGGACCAGGGCTGGGCGTACGTCTGGGCCGCGGTCGTGATGATCGTGATCAGCTACGTGGTGGTCGGGGTCATGCCCCGCACGCTGGGCCGCCAGCACGCCGAGCCGGTCGCGCTGGCCGGAGCGCCGGTCGTCTACGGGCTCACCCGCATCTTCGGCCCGCTGCCCAAGCTGCTCATCCTGCTCGGCAACGCGCTCACGCCCGGCAAGGGGTTCCGCGACGGCCCGTTCACCTCGGAGGCCGAGCTGCGCGACCTGGTCGACCTGGCCGAGGAGCGCCGGGTGATCGAGCCCGACGAGCGCGAGATGATCCACTCGGTGTTCGAGCTGGGCGACACGCTGGTGCGCGAGGTCATGGTGCCCCGCACCGACATGGTCTACATCGAGCGCGGCAAGACGATCAGCCAGGCGCTGTCGCTGGCGCTGCGCAGCGGGTTCTCCCGCATCCCGGTCGTGGGCGAGAACGAGGACGACGTCGTCGGCATCGCCTACCTCAAGGACATCGCCCGCAAGATCCACGAGTCGGGCGAGGGCGGCGGCAAGGAGCCGGTCGAGACCATCATGCGGCCGGCCGCGTACGTGCCGGAGAGCAAGCCCATCGACCAGCTCATGCGCGAGATGCAGGCCCGGCAGATCCACATCGCCATCGTCATCGACGAGTACGGCGGCACCGCCGGCCTGGTCACCATCGAGGACGTCCTGGAGGAGATCGTCGGCGAGATCACCGACGAGTACGACCAGGAGGCCCCCCGCGTGGAGCGGGTCCCCGACGGCGCCCTGCGGGTCACCGCCCGGATGCCGGTCGACGAGCTGGGCGAGCTGTTCGACACCGAGATCGAGGTCGACGACGTGGAGACCGTCGGCGGCCTGCTGGCCCACGCCCTCGGCCGGGTGCCCATCGCGGGGTCCCACGCGGAGGTGGCCGGGCTGTCGCTGACCGCGGAGACACTGGCCGGCCGGCGCAACCGCATCAGCACGGTCGTCGTACGCCGCCTGACCCGCCACGAGGCGGACGAGGAGTCCGTCCCGGCGAGCGCGGCGGGGCAGGAGTAG
- a CDS encoding urease subunit alpha, with translation MADLSRARYAALYGPTTGDRVRLADTDLFIEVTEDLSMGPAGAGDEAVFGGGKVIRESMGQARATRAEGAMDLVITGAVILDHWGVVKADVGIRDGRIHGLGKAGNPDTMDGIDLVIGPSTEILSGNGKILTAGAVDSHVHLICPQLLGEAIGSGVTTVVGGGTGPVDGTKATTVTGAWYLGRMLESLDAYPLNFALLGKGNTVSGEGLMEQVRAGASGFKLHEDWGTTPAAIDACLRVADATGVQVTIHTDTLNEAGFVESTLDAIGDRVIHAYHTEGAGGGHAPDIIRVAAYPNVLPSSTNPTRPHTVNTLDEHLDMLMVCHHLNPSIPEDLAFAESRIRPTTMAAEDVLHDMGAISMIGSDSQAMGRIGETVIRTWQTAHVMKARRGALGDGPADNLRARRYVAKYTICPAVAHGLDGEVGSVERGKLADLVLWDPAFFGVKPDLVLKGGVVAWAQMGDANASIPTPQPVLPRPMFGASPVTAAATSLHFVAPAALESGLADRLDVRRRLAPVADVRRRGKAAMPLNDALPRIEVAADTFEVRVDGELIEPAPAVRLPMAQRYFLF, from the coding sequence ATGGCTGACCTCTCCCGGGCCCGCTACGCCGCCCTCTACGGCCCCACCACCGGCGACCGCGTCCGGCTGGCCGACACCGACCTGTTCATCGAGGTCACCGAGGACCTGTCGATGGGCCCCGCGGGCGCCGGCGACGAGGCCGTGTTCGGCGGCGGCAAGGTCATCCGCGAGTCCATGGGGCAGGCCCGCGCCACCCGCGCCGAGGGCGCCATGGACCTCGTCATCACCGGCGCGGTCATCCTCGACCACTGGGGCGTGGTCAAGGCCGACGTCGGCATCCGCGACGGCCGGATCCACGGCCTCGGCAAGGCCGGCAACCCCGACACCATGGACGGCATCGACCTCGTCATCGGCCCGTCCACCGAGATCCTGTCCGGCAACGGCAAGATCCTGACCGCCGGGGCCGTCGACTCGCACGTCCACCTGATCTGCCCGCAGCTCCTCGGCGAGGCCATCGGGTCCGGCGTCACCACGGTCGTCGGCGGCGGCACCGGCCCCGTGGACGGCACCAAGGCCACCACCGTGACCGGCGCCTGGTACCTCGGCCGCATGCTGGAGTCGCTCGACGCCTACCCGCTGAACTTCGCGCTGCTCGGCAAGGGCAACACCGTCAGCGGCGAGGGCCTGATGGAGCAGGTGCGGGCCGGAGCCTCGGGCTTCAAGCTGCACGAGGACTGGGGCACCACCCCGGCCGCCATCGACGCCTGCCTGAGGGTGGCCGACGCGACCGGCGTGCAGGTGACGATCCACACCGACACGCTGAACGAGGCCGGCTTCGTCGAGTCCACGCTCGACGCCATCGGCGACCGCGTGATCCACGCCTACCACACCGAGGGCGCGGGCGGCGGCCACGCCCCCGACATCATCCGCGTCGCCGCCTACCCCAACGTGCTGCCCTCCTCCACCAACCCCACCCGGCCGCACACCGTCAACACGCTCGACGAGCACCTCGACATGCTGATGGTCTGCCACCATCTCAACCCGTCGATCCCCGAGGACCTCGCCTTCGCCGAGTCGCGCATCCGGCCCACCACGATGGCCGCCGAGGACGTGCTGCACGACATGGGCGCGATCTCGATGATCGGCTCCGACTCGCAGGCCATGGGCCGCATCGGCGAGACCGTCATCCGCACCTGGCAGACCGCGCACGTCATGAAGGCCCGCCGCGGCGCGCTCGGCGACGGCCCCGCCGACAACCTGCGGGCCCGCCGCTACGTCGCCAAATACACCATCTGCCCGGCCGTCGCCCACGGCCTCGACGGCGAGGTCGGCTCCGTCGAACGCGGCAAGCTCGCCGACCTCGTCCTGTGGGACCCGGCGTTCTTCGGCGTCAAGCCGGACCTCGTGCTCAAGGGCGGCGTGGTCGCCTGGGCGCAGATGGGCGACGCCAACGCCTCCATCCCGACGCCGCAGCCGGTGCTGCCGCGGCCCATGTTCGGCGCCTCGCCGGTCACCGCCGCGGCCACCTCGCTGCACTTCGTGGCGCCGGCGGCACTGGAGTCGGGGCTCGCCGACCGGCTCGACGTGCGGCGGCGGCTCGCGCCGGTCGCCGACGTACGCCGGCGTGGCAAGGCCGCCATGCCGCTCAACGACGCCCTGCCCAGGATCGAGGTGGCGGCCGACACGTTCGAGGTGCGCGTCGACGGCGAGCTGATCGAGCCCGCCCCGGCCGTACGCCTGCCCATGGCACAGCGGTACTTCCTGTTCTGA
- a CDS encoding urease accessory protein UreF, whose amino-acid sequence MLSPGLLMLADSRLPAGGHAHSGGAERAIASGAVHDVPSLERFLRGRLRTAGALAAALAAAACAAAVDERPAWELLDEEADARTASPAQRAASRTQGRLLLRVARRVWPAEALEELARRTPSPHHPVALGVAAHAAGATAGEAALAAAYHAVSGPATAAVRLLGLDPVAVHALLAGLGPDLAAVAERSRPPGSRSPGSWAELPACSAPALDLLAEQHARAEVRLFVS is encoded by the coding sequence ATGCTGAGCCCGGGTCTGCTGATGCTCGCCGACTCCCGCCTGCCGGCGGGCGGCCACGCGCACTCCGGCGGCGCCGAGCGGGCGATCGCGTCGGGGGCGGTGCACGACGTGCCGTCGCTGGAGCGGTTCCTGCGGGGCCGCCTGCGCACGGCGGGCGCGCTCGCCGCCGCCCTCGCCGCCGCCGCGTGCGCCGCGGCCGTGGACGAGCGTCCCGCGTGGGAGCTGCTGGACGAGGAGGCCGACGCCCGCACCGCCTCCCCCGCCCAGCGCGCGGCGTCCCGCACCCAGGGCCGCCTGCTGCTGCGGGTCGCCCGCCGGGTGTGGCCGGCCGAGGCGCTGGAGGAGCTGGCGCGGCGGACGCCGAGCCCGCACCATCCGGTCGCGCTCGGCGTGGCCGCGCACGCCGCCGGGGCCACGGCAGGGGAGGCGGCGCTGGCGGCGGCGTACCACGCGGTCAGCGGCCCGGCCACGGCGGCGGTCCGGCTGCTCGGACTGGACCCGGTCGCCGTGCACGCCCTGCTCGCCGGCCTCGGCCCCGACCTCGCGGCGGTGGCCGAGCGCTCCCGCCCGCCCGGCTCCCGTTCGCCCGGCTCCTGGGCGGAGTTGCCCGCGTGCTCGGCCCCGGCCCTGGACCTGCTGGCCGAGCAGCACGCCAGGGCCGAGGTCCGGCTGTTCGTCTCCTAG
- the urtA gene encoding urea ABC transporter substrate-binding protein codes for MRISRPIVSAALVLALAACGSDAQPAAEPQEIKVGLLHSLSGTMAISEVTVRDAELLAVDEINRAGGVLGKKLVPVVEDGASDWPTFAEKATKLIRQDKVATVFGGWTSASRKAMLPVFERYKALLWYPVQYEGLESSPYIFYTGATTNQQIIPGLDYLKEQGKKKIFLVGSDYVFPRTANKIIKAYAAANGMEILGEEYTPLGHTEYSTLVNKVVQARPDVVFNTLNGDSNVAFFKQLKSAGVTAETMPVLSVSVAEEEVTGIGVDNIAGHPVAWNYYQTTETPANEAFVKAYKAKYGAAKVTSDPMEAGYNAVYLWAEAVRKAGTTEVEAVRKAAPSISLDRPEGKVTIDGDNQHTYKTARIGIIQPDGLIKQVWDSGEPIKPDPYLKAYPWAAGLAAS; via the coding sequence GTGCGCATCTCCCGCCCGATTGTCTCAGCCGCCCTCGTCCTGGCCTTGGCGGCCTGCGGATCCGACGCCCAGCCGGCCGCGGAGCCCCAGGAGATCAAGGTCGGCCTCCTCCACTCGCTCAGCGGCACGATGGCGATCAGCGAGGTCACCGTACGCGACGCCGAACTGCTGGCCGTCGACGAGATCAACCGGGCGGGCGGGGTGCTCGGAAAGAAGCTCGTCCCCGTGGTCGAGGACGGGGCCTCCGACTGGCCCACCTTCGCCGAGAAGGCCACCAAGCTCATCAGGCAGGACAAGGTCGCCACCGTCTTCGGCGGCTGGACCTCCGCCAGCCGCAAGGCCATGCTCCCGGTCTTCGAGCGCTACAAGGCGCTGCTCTGGTATCCGGTGCAGTACGAGGGCCTGGAGAGCTCGCCGTACATCTTCTACACCGGCGCCACCACCAACCAGCAGATCATCCCCGGCCTCGACTACCTGAAGGAGCAGGGCAAGAAGAAGATCTTCCTGGTCGGCAGCGACTACGTCTTCCCGCGCACCGCCAACAAGATCATCAAGGCGTACGCGGCCGCCAACGGCATGGAGATCCTCGGCGAGGAGTACACCCCGCTCGGCCACACCGAGTACTCGACCCTCGTCAACAAGGTCGTCCAGGCCAGGCCGGACGTGGTGTTCAACACCCTCAACGGAGACAGCAACGTCGCCTTCTTCAAGCAGCTCAAGAGCGCCGGCGTGACCGCGGAGACGATGCCCGTGCTGTCGGTCAGCGTCGCCGAGGAGGAGGTCACCGGCATCGGCGTGGACAACATCGCCGGCCACCCGGTCGCCTGGAACTACTACCAGACCACCGAGACCCCGGCCAACGAGGCGTTCGTCAAGGCGTACAAGGCCAAGTACGGCGCCGCCAAGGTCACCTCCGACCCCATGGAGGCCGGCTACAACGCCGTCTACCTGTGGGCAGAGGCCGTCAGGAAGGCCGGCACCACCGAGGTCGAGGCGGTGAGGAAGGCCGCGCCCAGCATCTCCCTGGACCGCCCCGAAGGCAAGGTCACCATCGACGGCGACAACCAGCACACGTACAAGACCGCCCGCATCGGCATCATCCAGCCCGACGGGCTGATCAAGCAGGTGTGGGACTCCGGCGAGCCGATCAAGCCTGACCCGTACCTGAAGGCCTACCCGTGGGCGGCCGGGCTGGCGGCCTCCTGA
- the ureG gene encoding urease accessory protein UreG produces the protein MGARHDDHHHAPDGHGRALRLGVGGPVGSGKTALVAALCRTLGPAMSLGVVTNDIYTTEDADFLRRAGVLDPERILAVETGCCPHTAIRDDIAANLDAVETLEDRFGPLDLVIVESGGDNLTATFSRGLADRQIFVLDVSGGDKVPRKGGPGVTTADLLVINKTDLAPMVGADLGVMDRDAAAVRGDRPVLFTSIREQPSATAVATWVNDQVTAWSHTHATPAP, from the coding sequence ATGGGCGCCCGTCACGACGACCATCACCACGCTCCCGACGGCCACGGCCGGGCGCTGCGCCTCGGCGTGGGCGGCCCCGTGGGCAGCGGCAAGACGGCCCTGGTGGCCGCGCTGTGCCGTACGCTCGGGCCCGCCATGTCCCTGGGCGTGGTGACCAACGACATCTACACCACCGAGGACGCCGACTTCCTGCGCCGGGCGGGCGTGCTCGACCCCGAGCGCATCCTCGCCGTCGAGACCGGCTGCTGCCCGCACACCGCCATCCGCGACGACATCGCGGCCAACCTCGACGCCGTCGAGACGCTGGAGGACCGGTTCGGGCCGCTCGACCTCGTCATCGTGGAGAGCGGCGGCGACAACCTCACCGCCACCTTCAGCCGCGGGCTCGCCGACCGGCAGATCTTCGTCCTGGACGTGTCGGGCGGCGACAAGGTGCCGCGCAAGGGCGGGCCCGGCGTCACCACCGCCGACCTGCTGGTGATCAACAAGACGGACCTGGCGCCGATGGTGGGCGCCGACCTCGGCGTGATGGATCGCGACGCCGCCGCCGTACGCGGCGACCGCCCGGTCCTGTTCACCTCGATCCGCGAACAGCCCTCGGCCACGGCGGTCGCGACCTGGGTGAACGACCAGGTCACCGCCTGGTCCCACACCCACGCGACCCCAGCCCCCTGA
- the urtC gene encoding urea ABC transporter permease subunit UrtC has translation MRDLIRRNVPFAVVAAVALVAAPLLLEPFRLGLLAKYLCYAIVALGIGLAWGKGGMLTLGQGVFFGLGGYAMAMYLKLTEAGPGGLPDFMVWSGVEELPALWAPFASPVLALAMAVLAPVALAVVLGTLVFRQRVRGAYFAILTQALAAALVILLVGQQGLTGGTNGMTNFFELFGQDLAEDSTQRGLYLVTAGVLGVLYLATRQLVNSRFGRLLVAVRDGEDRVRFLGYDPALVKTVTFAISAGMAGLAGALFVPVVGIISPALLGVVPSLELVVAVAVGGRHALAGAVLGAVVMGYAKTAFSERFADGWLYLQGALFILVMTLAPKGIAGLLGRVRRARTA, from the coding sequence ATGAGGGACCTGATCCGGCGCAACGTGCCGTTCGCCGTCGTCGCCGCGGTGGCGCTGGTCGCCGCGCCGCTGCTGCTGGAGCCGTTCCGGCTGGGCCTGCTGGCGAAGTACCTGTGCTACGCGATCGTCGCGCTCGGCATCGGGCTGGCGTGGGGCAAGGGCGGCATGCTCACCCTCGGCCAGGGCGTCTTCTTCGGGCTCGGCGGCTACGCGATGGCGATGTACCTCAAGCTCACCGAGGCCGGGCCCGGCGGGCTGCCGGACTTCATGGTGTGGAGCGGCGTGGAGGAGCTGCCGGCGCTGTGGGCGCCGTTCGCCAGCCCGGTCCTCGCGCTCGCGATGGCCGTGCTCGCGCCGGTGGCGCTCGCGGTGGTCCTCGGCACGCTGGTGTTCCGGCAGCGGGTGCGGGGGGCGTACTTCGCGATCCTCACCCAGGCGCTGGCCGCCGCCCTCGTCATCCTGCTGGTCGGGCAGCAGGGGCTGACCGGCGGCACGAACGGCATGACGAACTTCTTCGAGCTGTTCGGCCAGGACCTCGCCGAGGACTCCACGCAGCGCGGGCTCTACCTGGTGACGGCGGGCGTGCTCGGCGTCCTCTACCTGGCCACCCGGCAGCTCGTGAACAGCCGCTTCGGCCGGCTCCTGGTGGCGGTGCGGGACGGCGAGGACCGGGTGCGCTTCCTCGGCTACGACCCGGCCCTCGTCAAGACCGTCACCTTCGCGATCTCGGCCGGCATGGCGGGGCTGGCGGGCGCGCTGTTCGTGCCGGTCGTCGGCATCATCTCGCCCGCGCTGCTCGGCGTCGTGCCGTCGCTGGAGCTGGTGGTCGCGGTGGCGGTCGGCGGGCGGCACGCCCTGGCGGGGGCCGTGCTGGGCGCGGTCGTCATGGGCTACGCCAAGACCGCCTTCAGCGAGCGGTTCGCCGACGGCTGGCTCTATCTTCAGGGCGCGCTGTTCATCCTGGTCATGACCCTGGCGCCCAAGGGCATCGCCGGACTCCTCGGGAGGGTGCGCCGTG
- a CDS encoding urease subunit gamma — protein MRLTPHEQERLLIHVAAGVARERQARGLRLNHPEATAVIASFLMEGARDGRTVAELMETGRAVLTRADVMEGVPEMLESVQIEATFPDGTKLVTVHRPIP, from the coding sequence ATGCGGCTTACCCCACACGAGCAGGAACGGCTGCTCATCCACGTCGCCGCCGGGGTGGCGCGCGAGCGCCAGGCCAGGGGCCTGCGGCTCAACCACCCCGAGGCCACCGCCGTCATCGCCTCGTTCCTCATGGAGGGCGCCAGGGACGGGCGCACCGTGGCCGAGCTCATGGAGACCGGCCGCGCCGTGCTGACCCGCGCCGACGTCATGGAGGGCGTGCCGGAGATGCTGGAGAGCGTGCAGATCGAGGCCACGTTCCCCGACGGCACCAAGCTCGTGACCGTGCACAGGCCGATCCCGTGA
- a CDS encoding urease accessory protein UreD — MRAAAALATALGPDGRTVLRRVASAPPLTLRQTGPHTVHLVSTAAGPLGGDRLWLDLDVAPRTTLELASVASTLVLPGTGESELLVTARVGAGARLRFVPEPTVLAAGCAHRLVVRLELEPEASVLWREEIVLGRHGERPGRCRTRFDATLAGRPLLRQELTLGDPGLDASPAVLDGARCLGTTFLTATAKEPLVSDGLAVLPLAASGTVVSALAADAVELRSRLERGERAASGDAEGAAMPGDGERGESGDPERAMSGDGDDTVAGRGRGARPGIP, encoded by the coding sequence ATGCGGGCGGCGGCGGCTCTGGCGACGGCTCTCGGGCCGGACGGGCGGACGGTGCTGCGGCGGGTGGCCTCGGCGCCGCCGTTGACGCTGCGCCAGACCGGCCCGCACACCGTGCACCTGGTCTCGACGGCGGCCGGGCCGCTCGGCGGTGACCGCCTGTGGCTGGACCTGGACGTCGCTCCCCGTACGACGCTGGAGCTGGCGTCGGTGGCGAGCACGCTGGTCCTGCCCGGCACCGGCGAGTCGGAGCTGCTGGTCACCGCCCGGGTCGGCGCGGGCGCGCGGCTCCGGTTCGTCCCGGAGCCGACGGTGCTCGCCGCCGGCTGCGCGCACCGGCTGGTCGTCCGCCTGGAGCTGGAGCCGGAGGCGAGCGTGCTGTGGCGCGAGGAGATCGTGCTCGGCCGGCACGGCGAACGGCCCGGCCGCTGCCGCACCCGCTTCGACGCCACGCTCGCCGGCCGCCCGCTGCTGCGGCAGGAGCTCACGCTCGGCGACCCCGGCCTCGACGCCTCCCCTGCGGTGCTGGACGGGGCGCGCTGCCTCGGCACCACGTTCCTCACCGCCACCGCGAAGGAGCCACTGGTGTCCGACGGGCTCGCGGTGCTGCCGCTGGCGGCGTCCGGCACGGTGGTGTCGGCCCTCGCCGCGGACGCCGTGGAGCTGCGCTCCCGCCTGGAACGCGGCGAGCGCGCGGCGTCCGGAGACGCGGAGGGGGCGGCGATGCCAGGAGATGGTGAGCGGGGAGAGTCGGGCGACCCGGAGCGGGCGATGTCCGGAGATGGTGACGACACTGTCGCAGGCCGTGGCCGTGGCGCGCGGCCCGGCATACCCTGA
- a CDS encoding urease subunit beta, with amino-acid sequence MIPGEYAHPDGSHPLNPGRPRVTLRVVNTADRPVQVGSHYHFAAVNPGLEFDRKAAWGMRLDVPAGTAIRFEPGVERDVTLVPLAGDRIVPGLRPEWAGPLDG; translated from the coding sequence GTGATCCCCGGCGAGTACGCGCACCCCGACGGCTCCCACCCGCTCAACCCCGGGCGCCCACGGGTGACGCTGCGCGTGGTCAACACGGCCGACCGGCCGGTCCAGGTGGGCTCGCACTACCACTTCGCCGCCGTCAACCCGGGGCTGGAGTTCGACAGGAAGGCGGCGTGGGGGATGCGGCTGGACGTGCCCGCGGGCACCGCGATCAGGTTCGAGCCCGGCGTCGAGCGCGACGTCACGCTCGTGCCGCTGGCCGGCGACCGGATCGTCCCCGGGCTGCGGCCGGAGTGGGCGGGGCCGCTCGATGGCTGA
- the era gene encoding GTPase Era translates to MTSPDSHRAGFACFVGRPNVGKSTLMNALVGAKVAITSSKPQTTRRAIRGIVHRPDAQLVIVDTPGLHRPRTLLGERLDSLVLSTLTEVDVIGFCVPANEPIGKGDRFIADKLSAVKKTPVVAVVTKCDLASRDQIAEQLLAVSQIAEFADVVPVSAQSGEQLDVVGDVLIKHLPESPPLYEDGTLTDEPEQVLVGELIREAALEGVRDELPHSIAVVVDEMLPREGRDDLLDIYAHMFVERPSQKAIVIGHKGERLRDVGTKARKQIEALLGTRVYLDLRISVAKDWQRDPKQLRRLGFYD, encoded by the coding sequence GTGACTTCGCCAGACAGCCATCGCGCCGGATTCGCCTGCTTCGTGGGCAGGCCGAACGTCGGCAAGTCCACGCTGATGAACGCCCTGGTCGGCGCGAAGGTGGCGATCACCTCGTCCAAGCCCCAGACCACCCGGCGCGCCATCAGGGGCATCGTGCACCGTCCCGACGCCCAGCTCGTGATCGTGGACACCCCCGGCCTGCACCGCCCGCGCACGCTGCTCGGCGAGCGGCTGGACAGCCTGGTGCTGTCCACGCTGACCGAGGTGGACGTGATCGGCTTCTGCGTGCCGGCCAACGAGCCGATCGGCAAGGGCGACCGGTTCATCGCCGACAAGCTGTCGGCGGTGAAGAAGACGCCGGTCGTGGCCGTGGTCACCAAGTGCGACCTGGCCTCGCGCGACCAGATCGCCGAGCAGCTGCTCGCGGTGTCGCAGATCGCGGAGTTCGCCGACGTGGTGCCGGTCTCGGCGCAGTCCGGCGAGCAGCTCGACGTCGTCGGCGACGTGCTGATCAAGCACCTGCCGGAGTCGCCGCCCCTCTACGAGGACGGCACCCTCACCGACGAGCCCGAGCAGGTGCTGGTCGGCGAGCTGATCAGGGAGGCGGCGCTGGAGGGCGTGCGCGACGAGCTGCCGCACTCCATCGCCGTGGTCGTCGACGAGATGCTGCCCCGCGAGGGGCGCGACGACCTGCTCGACATCTACGCCCACATGTTCGTCGAACGGCCCTCGCAGAAGGCCATCGTCATCGGGCACAAGGGTGAGCGGCTGCGCGACGTGGGCACCAAGGCCCGCAAGCAGATCGAGGCGCTGCTCGGCACCCGCGTCTACCTCGACCTGCGCATCAGCGTGGCCAAGGACTGGCAGCGCGACCCCAAGCAGCTGCGCCGCCTCGGCTTCTACGACTGA